TCGGCGAACATCCTCCTTATAGAAGGCATACATTCCGTGCTGCTACACTTACGGAAATGCTGAAGAGACGATGTTGCCGGCTGTATTTATGGACAGAGATGGGACTTTGGTCGAGCAGAAGGATGGAAGCTACATCTCATCTATCTCTGAGGTCAGGTTCAAGAATCAATACCTCTATCTATCCTCTCTTAACCGAACTACAAAGCCAAGGAGTCATTCTTCTGATGGTGACTAATCAGGCTGGCATCAATAAGGGTATA
The nucleotide sequence above comes from Nitrososphaerota archaeon. Encoded proteins:
- a CDS encoding HAD-IIIA family hydrolase → MLKRRCCRLYLWTEMGLWSSRRMEATSHLSLRSGSRINTSIYPLLTELQSQGVILLMVTNQAGINKGIVTWAQVTKINRYIVRELRKHGIHVAAVYVCPHRIEEHCRCRKPQPGLILQASKEHDISWVKHNHRRP